One window of the Leptospira koniambonensis genome contains the following:
- a CDS encoding lipoprotein signal peptidase — MKYFEKKFLEVYPPIFIISVIVGTVIDLVTKYIAILYLRPHNPVELMGDFFRLTLTFNTGFVMGLFQGFPRTSLSLTAVAILVLIAYRWKNSDLGHPAGWALVMSGAFGNFIDKFFVKIIGIGAEFGFVENRYEGRFIGVVDFLDFDWPNWLLIDRWPAFNFADSCVSVGLVILILTMKIEEDKK, encoded by the coding sequence GTGAAATATTTCGAAAAGAAATTCTTAGAGGTATACCCGCCTATCTTCATCATCAGTGTGATTGTTGGAACAGTTATAGATCTGGTTACCAAATACATCGCAATACTATATCTAAGACCTCATAACCCTGTCGAATTGATGGGAGATTTTTTCCGTTTAACTCTGACTTTCAATACCGGTTTTGTGATGGGTCTCTTCCAGGGATTTCCAAGAACCTCTTTGTCCCTGACTGCAGTTGCTATCTTAGTTCTAATTGCATATCGTTGGAAAAATTCAGACCTAGGGCATCCTGCCGGTTGGGCGCTTGTAATGTCCGGAGCATTCGGAAATTTTATAGATAAGTTTTTTGTAAAAATTATTGGGATCGGAGCAGAGTTCGGATTCGTAGAAAATCGTTACGAAGGAAGATTTATCGGAGTGGTGGACTTTTTGGACTTCGATTGGCCGAACTGGCTTTTAATTGATAGATGGCCTGCATTCAACTTCGCAGATTCCTGCGTGAGTGTTGGATTGGTAATACTGATCCTGACCATGAAAATCGAAGAGGATAAGAAGTAG
- a CDS encoding ABC1 kinase family protein — protein MPPSSQSTNSNQLPSYSARGRYYRGSFFLWKKIFGLFWYYKFVRLFLSSKSREERELEFYKSLGLECRDFFLKMGGVYVKLGQYFASLSHLFPESFTEPLQDLQDRVPPHLFSEIKERFKKEFGKEIAQVFPDISEAPLASASIAQVHSATFKGEKVAVKILYPGIEEIIEKDLKAVRKFLKRINRFLVTFDFKIVHKEIAKLVGRETDLRLEAESMDRMARYFAEEPDYVFPKLVPEWSGKSVLTAQFIEGKRITQAGILKKGQAKSRPVDLLIRAYILMIFEYRFYHADPHPGNMIYTPDEKLCFIDFGAVGEIPPSQAVALRKIILCAMTKDYPALVEALDELGLVSKKADREKLEEVVRYSMEKLSKFLSDTDSFKNIKFEQIHTPEDLKFLKEINSSLRGLLRMIQLPTALVPLERVLGLLVGITASLDPYRTVLDYGEKPFKGLVFQGENQWQKVLVQEGGIWGQAVSLPGELLQAVKNLNRGKQAYKLPDLEQHTKKMYSLGHQIISTTFILFGIHYGTDRLDKGIETQAMVAYGVSVFFGILLALSVIKNKFSSKRNRQ, from the coding sequence ATGCCTCCAAGCTCCCAATCTACAAATTCAAATCAATTGCCTTCTTATTCCGCGAGAGGAAGATACTATCGTGGCAGCTTTTTTCTTTGGAAAAAAATATTCGGTCTATTCTGGTATTATAAATTTGTAAGATTATTTCTTTCTTCCAAATCAAGAGAAGAAAGAGAATTAGAATTTTATAAATCGTTGGGCTTAGAGTGCAGAGACTTCTTCCTAAAAATGGGGGGAGTGTATGTAAAACTTGGCCAATATTTCGCATCACTATCTCATCTATTTCCTGAAAGTTTTACTGAACCGTTGCAGGACTTACAAGATAGAGTTCCTCCTCATCTTTTTTCTGAAATTAAGGAAAGGTTCAAAAAAGAATTCGGAAAAGAAATCGCACAAGTTTTCCCTGATATTTCGGAAGCACCTTTGGCTTCCGCATCCATTGCACAAGTTCATTCTGCCACCTTTAAGGGGGAGAAAGTAGCGGTTAAAATTTTATACCCGGGCATCGAAGAGATAATCGAAAAAGATCTGAAAGCAGTTCGTAAATTCCTGAAAAGGATTAATCGATTCTTAGTTACTTTCGATTTCAAAATAGTTCATAAGGAAATTGCAAAATTAGTAGGAAGAGAAACAGATCTTCGTTTAGAAGCTGAGTCCATGGACCGTATGGCCAGATATTTTGCAGAAGAGCCTGATTATGTTTTTCCCAAACTTGTTCCTGAGTGGAGTGGCAAAAGTGTTTTGACTGCTCAATTTATAGAAGGGAAGCGGATCACTCAAGCCGGCATATTAAAAAAAGGACAAGCAAAGTCTAGGCCAGTAGATCTTTTGATCAGAGCTTATATTCTTATGATTTTTGAATATAGGTTTTATCATGCAGATCCTCATCCAGGAAATATGATCTATACTCCGGATGAAAAACTATGTTTTATAGATTTCGGAGCAGTGGGGGAGATCCCTCCTAGCCAAGCTGTCGCTCTTAGAAAGATAATCTTATGTGCAATGACAAAGGATTATCCTGCGCTTGTTGAGGCTCTCGATGAGCTAGGACTTGTTTCTAAAAAAGCGGATAGAGAAAAGTTAGAAGAAGTAGTCCGTTATTCCATGGAAAAACTTTCTAAGTTCTTATCTGATACGGATTCATTTAAGAATATAAAGTTTGAACAGATCCACACACCGGAAGATCTGAAATTTTTAAAAGAGATCAATTCCAGTCTTCGTGGACTTCTTAGAATGATCCAATTGCCGACTGCTCTTGTTCCGTTAGAGAGAGTGCTTGGTCTACTGGTTGGAATTACTGCAAGTTTAGATCCATATCGAACCGTTTTAGATTATGGAGAAAAACCATTTAAGGGTCTTGTCTTCCAAGGAGAGAACCAATGGCAGAAGGTCCTGGTCCAGGAAGGTGGCATCTGGGGCCAGGCAGTTTCTCTTCCTGGAGAATTATTACAGGCGGTTAAAAATTTAAACCGAGGCAAACAGGCCTATAAACTTCCGGACCTAGAACAACATACTAAGAAGATGTATTCTTTAGGTCATCAGATCATCAGCACAACATTTATACTTTTTGGTATCCATTATGGAACCGATAGATTAGATAAAGGGATCGAAACTCAAGCAATGGTGGCTTACGGGGTATCCGTTTTCTTCGGAATCCTCCTTGCTCTATCCGTTATCAAAAATAAATTCAGCTCTAAAAGGAATCGTCAGTGA
- a CDS encoding cyclic nucleotide-binding domain-containing protein, protein MNFLQLPIWKKIIKKKGTSNPEIIRFLRETSVFGKLKRRTLHEIARLVHVRQYSEGEEIFRQGEAGAGFYMIFDGKVAIRSVREGVELDLAHLDQHSFFGELSLFSEERRTATAIAQEPSTLLGFFQPDLKEIIETKPKIGIEILLSLTGVVVERLQKTNQLLEKAYYKGKQKNA, encoded by the coding sequence TTGAATTTTCTACAACTCCCCATCTGGAAAAAGATAATAAAGAAGAAGGGAACCTCTAACCCAGAGATCATACGTTTCCTTCGAGAGACTTCTGTATTCGGAAAACTAAAAAGAAGGACCTTGCACGAGATTGCAAGACTCGTCCACGTTAGGCAATATTCCGAAGGAGAGGAAATTTTCAGACAGGGAGAAGCCGGAGCAGGATTTTATATGATCTTTGACGGCAAGGTCGCAATCCGTTCTGTAAGAGAAGGAGTAGAATTGGATCTGGCCCATTTAGACCAACATTCATTTTTCGGAGAACTTTCCTTATTCTCCGAAGAAAGAAGGACGGCAACTGCGATTGCACAAGAACCTTCTACATTACTCGGGTTTTTTCAACCTGACTTAAAAGAAATTATAGAAACAAAACCTAAGATAGGGATTGAGATACTCTTAAGCCTTACTGGGGTTGTTGTAGAAAGACTTCAAAAAACCAATCAGCTATTGGAAAAAGCATATTATAAGGGCAAACAAAAAAATGCCTGA
- a CDS encoding DUF485 domain-containing protein, with protein MKIKAHQLIESIEFKKLVRTRWTVSFVLLFFLFLNYYGFILIIALKKEWVTEKLGNFGNYGLYAGASVILFSWLLTFIYVFWANRYYDQEVEVLKSKLESETK; from the coding sequence ATGAAGATAAAAGCTCATCAATTGATCGAATCCATCGAGTTTAAAAAACTAGTTCGTACTAGATGGACAGTTAGTTTCGTTTTATTGTTTTTCCTATTCCTGAACTATTACGGATTTATACTAATCATCGCCTTAAAGAAGGAATGGGTTACCGAAAAACTAGGTAATTTTGGCAATTACGGATTGTATGCAGGTGCATCCGTAATCTTATTCTCTTGGTTACTCACATTCATTTATGTATTCTGGGCCAATCGATATTACGATCAAGAAGTAGAAGTATTAAAATCTAAATTAGAATCGGAGACTAAATAA
- a CDS encoding Gfo/Idh/MocA family protein — protein MRKTKVVLIGLGRIASSLEKDPYRSKPCTHSGVLFSSWGKKNFELVGGVDPNPDKREKFCKQWKLSEHVTFAGPDHFPFKYKPDLAIISSPSESHYRNAIEWIEKGVKNFLIEKPVCETFLQAKDLEKISRKKGIRIWINHERRYHPKYAWAKEVLDSQKYGPIRTIRASVLTSALAPGRAFQGRTGPLFHDGTHAVDLIYWFLGKPDRIRSSLTRRKGIPIEDRALAFLEYKSGQAVFLEAGGARKYFQFEMDIMTEEARILLSNDGMRLFVSKPSKKYKGFNSLTEVSFPEKSILGSNPFMNLYAEIRNVLTGKSERMTGDIGENLGIMELLHKIKTGAEIRTVSEI, from the coding sequence ATGCGAAAAACCAAGGTTGTATTAATCGGTTTGGGAAGGATCGCTTCTTCCTTGGAAAAAGATCCGTATCGGTCCAAACCTTGCACTCATTCCGGGGTCCTATTCTCCTCTTGGGGTAAAAAGAATTTTGAGTTAGTGGGAGGAGTGGATCCTAATCCGGATAAAAGGGAGAAGTTTTGTAAGCAGTGGAAACTTTCCGAACACGTTACCTTCGCAGGTCCTGATCATTTTCCTTTTAAATATAAACCTGATCTTGCAATTATCTCAAGTCCTTCTGAATCTCATTATAGAAATGCGATCGAATGGATCGAAAAGGGTGTTAAAAATTTTCTGATCGAAAAACCGGTTTGTGAAACTTTCTTACAAGCCAAGGACCTGGAAAAAATTTCCCGCAAGAAAGGGATACGTATATGGATCAATCACGAGAGAAGATACCATCCCAAATATGCATGGGCCAAAGAGGTTTTGGACTCTCAAAAATATGGACCAATTCGTACGATCCGCGCTTCTGTTTTGACTTCTGCCTTGGCCCCTGGCCGGGCATTCCAAGGAAGAACAGGGCCATTATTCCATGATGGAACTCATGCAGTTGATTTGATTTATTGGTTTTTGGGGAAACCGGATAGGATCCGATCTTCTTTGACTAGACGTAAGGGTATCCCCATCGAGGATAGGGCTCTCGCATTCTTGGAATATAAGTCTGGGCAAGCGGTGTTCTTGGAAGCTGGGGGTGCTCGAAAGTATTTCCAATTCGAGATGGATATTATGACCGAGGAGGCCCGTATCCTTCTCTCCAATGATGGTATGAGACTTTTCGTTTCCAAACCTTCTAAAAAATACAAGGGATTTAATAGTTTGACGGAAGTCTCATTTCCCGAAAAATCAATCCTCGGATCGAACCCGTTTATGAATCTTTACGCGGAGATACGTAATGTTCTTACGGGGAAATCAGAAAGAATGACCGGTGATATCGGAGAAAATTTAGGCATCATGGAACTTTTACATAAGATCAAAACCGGCGCCGAAATCAGAACGGTTTCCGAAATTTAA
- a CDS encoding LA_1326/LA_4305 family lipoprotein, which yields MNFSLLDIMKGKALRTSLILFLVFSFSGCYPYFFKDRMFRSEGMGFFTISVSDLADFDKTSKNDDIKLEHPIQLDQAKIKDYFGNLRYSKRSSVGYFSDFVFSDHELDLLARDLPFTLKNLPDDKLLLIISKYDDTQSVISFDEITSCILWAAEGKINLLFGRVKRELVDRDAALDFSRWTRVEKIRLTHGFDGTEIAEGENVDFGQVDGLPLRKWVVFDMKNPSKYKFTPRKQYQPVKLTDENDRP from the coding sequence ATGAATTTTTCACTTTTAGACATTATGAAGGGAAAAGCTCTCCGTACTTCCCTGATCCTTTTTTTAGTATTTAGTTTCTCCGGATGTTATCCTTATTTCTTCAAAGACAGGATGTTCCGCTCCGAAGGGATGGGATTTTTTACGATCAGTGTTTCTGATCTCGCTGATTTTGATAAAACTTCTAAGAATGATGATATTAAATTGGAACATCCTATCCAATTGGACCAGGCCAAAATTAAGGACTATTTTGGAAATTTAAGATATTCTAAACGTTCTTCTGTAGGTTATTTTTCAGATTTCGTATTTTCAGATCATGAATTGGATCTACTTGCAAGGGACCTTCCTTTTACTCTAAAAAATCTTCCAGATGATAAACTTCTTCTTATCATTTCTAAATATGATGATACTCAATCTGTGATCTCTTTTGACGAGATTACCAGTTGTATCCTTTGGGCTGCAGAAGGTAAGATCAATCTTCTATTTGGACGAGTCAAACGTGAGCTTGTGGATAGAGATGCTGCGTTAGATTTTAGCCGTTGGACACGAGTTGAAAAGATCAGACTCACTCATGGATTTGACGGAACTGAGATCGCAGAAGGGGAGAATGTTGACTTTGGACAAGTCGACGGACTTCCATTGCGTAAATGGGTTGTGTTCGATATGAAAAATCCAAGCAAATATAAATTCACTCCTAGAAAGCAGTACCAGCCTGTCAAACTCACCGACGAGAACGACAGACCTTGA
- a CDS encoding amidohydrolase, with protein MTSVKITLFQKDLSQPVSPEQRTKLSKEKSDFLILPLYFPGGGNGSPESLASRAKTFLDEIYAISEVYKGAIFGGGMFRRDDEGKLRFSIPIVQNIVLVDWYDVKGLSTEDSPAIPGSGEDSLILGGFRFGIFAGKEIQDKSKLEKLKSDRINLAFHLDSISDNGTNYSQDLKNYADLSSQYGMFLVRSSGYGIPFGKKRIGRSLLSTPTGVTWKVAETEQEKEIIKTVNINGINGLF; from the coding sequence GTGACCTCAGTAAAAATTACCCTTTTCCAAAAGGATCTATCCCAACCGGTTTCTCCTGAACAAAGAACCAAACTTTCTAAGGAAAAATCGGATTTCCTCATTCTACCATTATATTTTCCAGGAGGAGGAAATGGTTCTCCTGAATCATTAGCTTCTCGCGCTAAAACTTTTTTAGATGAGATCTATGCTATCTCAGAAGTTTATAAAGGTGCGATCTTTGGCGGAGGAATGTTCCGCAGAGACGACGAGGGTAAATTAAGATTTTCTATTCCAATTGTTCAAAACATTGTACTAGTAGATTGGTACGACGTAAAAGGATTATCAACCGAAGATTCTCCTGCTATACCAGGCTCGGGAGAAGATTCTCTGATCCTAGGAGGATTTCGTTTTGGGATCTTTGCAGGAAAAGAGATCCAAGATAAGTCTAAATTAGAAAAACTAAAATCTGATAGGATCAATTTAGCATTTCATTTGGATTCTATTTCGGATAACGGTACGAACTATTCTCAAGATCTAAAAAATTACGCAGATCTTTCCTCTCAATATGGAATGTTCTTAGTACGTAGCTCAGGTTATGGCATTCCTTTTGGTAAAAAAAGGATAGGAAGAAGTCTACTTTCCACTCCAACAGGAGTCACTTGGAAAGTGGCAGAGACCGAACAAGAAAAAGAAATTATCAAAACGGTTAATATAAACGGTATCAACGGTTTATTTTAA
- a CDS encoding UDP-N-acetylmuramoyl-tripeptide--D-alanyl-D-alanine ligase, which translates to MKAPFQYDPETVRRILESVSDFSFQKESEIESISTASGMVEPGTLFVPLRGNRDGHEFILDALEKGASYFLCEKDHPILESLTSEQRSKAIQVKDTLLALGKLATFHRSRFNPILIAVTGSSGKTTTKEILSSCLSPLGEGLLVTEKNYNNEIGVPFTLFGINSKTRYVVCEMGMNHAGEISRLTKMAKPDYSLITTIGTAHIELLGSRKGIAKAKAEVLEGMYKGGVLFYPETGEYKNFLKRRCLRYGIKFKSVPLKRRIEILETNREGFKISFLNSTLDWSLPGIKLLENLALCVSVLEDMGTPTEWIQNGIKNFRSGDKRLDFQVGNYKILNDTYNANRESMLSSLEACSQISGEEGFYAVLGDMKEVGNYSRKFHTEIGSFAAGLKNCKGLFLFGTESSHALKSFRKKASQGLLSFSFPGNEEGLKNLVDTIRKEVPFGSYLLAKASRGMKLERAVEELNS; encoded by the coding sequence ATGAAAGCCCCATTCCAATACGATCCGGAAACAGTAAGAAGGATACTAGAAAGTGTCTCCGACTTCTCCTTCCAAAAAGAATCGGAGATCGAAAGTATTAGCACCGCATCCGGAATGGTGGAACCTGGAACCTTATTCGTACCTCTAAGAGGAAACAGGGACGGACACGAATTTATATTAGATGCTTTAGAAAAGGGAGCCTCTTATTTTTTATGCGAGAAGGATCATCCAATCTTAGAAAGTCTCACGTCAGAACAAAGATCAAAAGCGATCCAAGTCAAAGATACATTACTCGCGCTCGGAAAACTTGCTACATTCCATAGATCCAGATTTAATCCGATCTTGATTGCAGTCACTGGATCCAGTGGAAAGACCACTACAAAAGAGATCTTATCCTCTTGTCTTTCGCCATTGGGAGAAGGTTTACTGGTCACAGAAAAAAACTATAATAATGAGATCGGCGTTCCATTCACATTATTTGGGATCAACTCCAAGACAAGATATGTAGTATGTGAGATGGGAATGAACCATGCTGGAGAAATTTCCAGGCTTACCAAAATGGCAAAACCTGATTATTCACTCATTACTACGATCGGAACAGCACATATAGAATTATTAGGCTCCAGAAAAGGGATCGCAAAAGCAAAAGCAGAAGTTTTGGAAGGAATGTATAAAGGTGGAGTTTTATTCTATCCTGAAACTGGAGAATATAAGAATTTTCTAAAACGAAGATGTCTACGTTATGGTATCAAATTCAAATCGGTTCCGCTCAAAAGAAGAATAGAAATTTTAGAAACAAACCGAGAAGGATTTAAAATTTCCTTTTTAAATTCTACTCTGGATTGGAGTCTCCCTGGGATCAAGTTATTAGAAAATCTAGCGCTATGTGTTTCCGTTTTGGAAGATATGGGAACTCCTACAGAATGGATACAAAACGGGATCAAAAATTTTAGATCCGGCGACAAACGATTGGATTTCCAAGTAGGAAATTATAAAATCCTAAATGATACCTATAACGCAAATAGAGAATCCATGTTATCTTCTTTGGAAGCATGTTCACAGATCTCTGGCGAAGAAGGATTTTACGCAGTACTAGGAGACATGAAAGAAGTAGGAAATTATTCCCGTAAGTTCCATACTGAGATAGGAAGTTTTGCAGCAGGTTTAAAAAATTGCAAAGGACTCTTTCTATTCGGAACAGAATCTTCTCATGCGTTAAAGAGTTTTCGGAAAAAAGCGAGTCAGGGACTTCTATCCTTCTCCTTTCCGGGCAACGAAGAAGGACTCAAAAACTTAGTAGATACAATTCGTAAAGAAGTCCCTTTCGGCTCTTATCTATTAGCAAAAGCTTCCAGAGGAATGAAATTAGAAAGAGCCGTAGAAGAATTAAATTCATGA
- a CDS encoding AI-2E family transporter encodes MPDTKPLSTYVIRFIFFFLVGAAIVFFVIGLQLLIVPIALSLILFYIFNGTINYFETLGVPRIVSVAILIFLLCLPIYLIATEVAPPIVSTLQPIMKSWKQDIDDAKFKYLVVGFQLRFNDYPASWEDTIRPDELVKQAAEFIHAQVSGLVSVIPTLIGYLVVTPLFAFLFLLNGNGVYKNIVSLVPNRYFEMTLMVASKINEQITNYLRSLVIQSAIITVISMIGFYVIGLKFFYIFALFAGIANSIPYLGPIIGMVPPLFMTLTQGAGIFTPNSINDGMGMYELMVAILVVVLIAQAVDNFFVQPVIISDAVSLHPVIVVGAVTVGGSLLGIAGMLVAVPLAAILKVTIASLYRSMKDHKLL; translated from the coding sequence ATGCCTGATACGAAACCGCTTTCTACATACGTAATCCGATTTATATTTTTCTTTTTAGTCGGAGCGGCTATCGTATTCTTTGTAATTGGTCTGCAACTTCTTATAGTGCCGATCGCTCTTTCCTTAATTCTGTTCTATATATTTAACGGAACCATAAACTACTTCGAAACATTGGGAGTGCCCAGGATTGTTTCGGTAGCAATACTTATCTTCTTACTCTGCCTTCCTATCTATCTAATTGCGACAGAGGTTGCACCTCCGATCGTTTCTACTTTGCAGCCTATCATGAAGAGCTGGAAGCAAGATATAGATGATGCAAAATTTAAGTATTTGGTAGTTGGTTTCCAACTTAGATTTAATGATTATCCAGCTAGCTGGGAAGATACAATCCGTCCTGATGAATTGGTAAAACAAGCTGCGGAGTTTATTCACGCTCAGGTAAGCGGTTTAGTTTCTGTAATTCCTACATTGATAGGATATTTAGTGGTTACTCCATTATTTGCATTTTTGTTTTTGTTAAATGGAAATGGAGTGTATAAGAATATAGTAAGTCTTGTTCCGAATCGATATTTTGAAATGACCTTAATGGTAGCTTCAAAGATCAACGAACAGATTACGAATTATTTGAGAAGTTTGGTAATCCAAAGTGCGATCATCACCGTGATATCTATGATTGGATTCTATGTGATTGGTCTAAAGTTCTTTTATATCTTTGCTTTGTTCGCTGGGATCGCAAACTCCATTCCTTACTTAGGGCCGATCATTGGAATGGTCCCTCCATTATTCATGACTCTTACCCAAGGCGCTGGGATCTTTACTCCGAATTCGATCAACGACGGAATGGGAATGTATGAATTAATGGTAGCTATTCTTGTTGTGGTCTTGATCGCACAAGCAGTGGATAACTTTTTTGTTCAGCCAGTTATTATCTCGGATGCAGTTTCTTTACATCCGGTCATTGTAGTAGGCGCTGTTACTGTGGGAGGAAGTCTACTTGGTATAGCAGGAATGCTTGTTGCAGTTCCGCTAGCTGCGATCTTGAAGGTGACGATTGCTTCTCTTTATAGGTCTATGAAAGATCACAAGCTGCTTTGA
- a CDS encoding STAS domain-containing protein yields MILKSLARENHLVLSVQEDILMDNSRDFYLEFEDSVREGYPPVVSFHLGLVKFIDSSGIGIIIKVRNQIRDHQGTVNIFGLNKSLHSVFRLSGLDRIVNLYTIEEFLEKYPDFREFLTVE; encoded by the coding sequence ATGATTCTTAAAAGTCTCGCCCGAGAAAATCACCTGGTACTTTCGGTCCAGGAGGATATCTTGATGGATAATTCCCGGGACTTTTACCTGGAGTTCGAGGACAGCGTTCGGGAGGGATATCCCCCTGTAGTCAGCTTTCATTTGGGTCTCGTAAAGTTTATCGACTCTTCTGGGATTGGCATTATTATCAAAGTCAGAAATCAGATCCGGGACCATCAAGGAACAGTGAATATATTCGGGCTAAATAAGTCCCTGCATTCCGTTTTTAGGCTTTCCGGTCTAGACAGAATTGTAAATCTGTACACCATCGAAGAATTTCTGGAGAAATACCCCGACTTTCGGGAATTTCTTACAGTAGAATGA
- a CDS encoding sodium:solute symporter family transporter encodes MESSLGQPNFISVLFFVVFVILTLGITYWAAKKTKTSSEFYAAGRSITGFQNGLALSGDFMSAASFLGISGMVALKGYDGIIYAVGWLVGWPALMFLLAEPLRNLGKYTFADVLAFRLKQKPMRIVASIGGILVTITYSIAQIVGSGKLINLMFGLPYELAVVIVGGVMLLYVLFGGMIATTWVQIIKACLLLFGVTLLVILSLAQFGFSLENLFSAVETKFGRTALEPGGFASSPIDSISLGLALMFGLLGLPHILMRFYTVPDAKEARKSVAYATTFIGYFYIIIPIVGFAAAVLIGREQIAGIDKGGNMAAALLAELLGGTPFLGFIAAVAFATILAVVAGLTLAAASTISHDLYFNVFTEGKATEDEQVSVAKKATVVFSIVSILLGILFKDQNVAFMVGLAFAIAASGNFPALFLSILWRNFSTMGGVFSILIGSVSATLFIIFSPTVWVDVFKFDQAIFPLKNPAIVSMSLAFISAFIFSKLFPDENAAAKFESEKVRVYLGIGAE; translated from the coding sequence ATGGAATCCTCTTTAGGCCAACCAAACTTTATCTCCGTTTTATTCTTCGTGGTATTCGTAATTCTTACATTGGGAATTACTTATTGGGCCGCTAAAAAAACCAAAACTTCCAGTGAGTTTTATGCTGCAGGAAGGTCTATTACAGGTTTCCAAAATGGTTTAGCTCTTTCCGGCGACTTCATGTCTGCTGCCTCCTTCTTAGGAATTTCAGGAATGGTAGCTTTAAAAGGTTATGATGGGATCATATATGCGGTTGGCTGGCTTGTAGGTTGGCCCGCACTCATGTTCCTTTTGGCGGAACCTTTACGTAATTTAGGCAAATATACTTTTGCGGATGTATTAGCTTTTCGTTTAAAACAAAAACCGATGCGGATCGTTGCTTCTATCGGCGGAATTTTAGTCACAATCACCTACTCCATCGCTCAAATCGTTGGCTCCGGAAAATTGATCAACCTAATGTTCGGTCTCCCTTATGAGTTGGCAGTTGTGATCGTGGGCGGAGTCATGCTTCTTTATGTTCTATTTGGGGGAATGATCGCAACTACTTGGGTGCAGATCATTAAAGCCTGCCTTCTACTTTTTGGAGTTACCTTACTTGTGATTTTGTCTTTGGCACAATTCGGTTTTAGCTTAGAGAATTTATTCTCCGCAGTAGAAACTAAATTCGGAAGAACCGCCTTAGAACCAGGAGGATTTGCTTCCAGTCCTATCGACTCTATTTCCCTGGGACTTGCTTTGATGTTCGGTCTATTAGGTTTACCTCATATTCTAATGAGATTTTATACTGTGCCAGATGCAAAAGAAGCTAGAAAATCTGTTGCTTACGCTACTACATTTATAGGTTATTTTTATATCATCATTCCAATTGTAGGTTTTGCCGCTGCGGTTTTGATCGGAAGAGAACAGATCGCAGGAATTGATAAGGGTGGGAATATGGCAGCCGCACTTTTAGCTGAACTTCTTGGTGGAACACCATTCTTAGGATTTATAGCAGCAGTTGCATTTGCTACTATTCTTGCAGTGGTTGCTGGCCTAACATTGGCAGCTGCTTCTACCATTTCTCATGATCTTTATTTCAATGTTTTTACAGAAGGTAAAGCGACAGAGGATGAACAAGTTTCAGTTGCCAAAAAGGCAACTGTTGTATTTAGTATAGTCAGCATTCTTTTGGGGATTTTATTTAAAGACCAGAACGTAGCTTTTATGGTGGGACTTGCATTTGCAATTGCTGCTAGCGGGAACTTCCCCGCATTATTCTTATCTATTCTATGGCGGAATTTCAGCACAATGGGCGGAGTATTCTCTATTCTGATCGGTTCTGTCTCAGCGACCTTATTTATAATATTCAGCCCAACTGTTTGGGTGGATGTTTTTAAATTTGATCAGGCAATTTTCCCTTTAAAAAATCCTGCTATCGTTTCCATGTCTTTGGCGTTTATTTCTGCATTCATTTTTTCTAAACTGTTTCCAGATGAAAATGCTGCTGCAAAATTCGAATCAGAAAAAGTCAGGGTTTATTTAGGAATTGGAGCAGAGTAA
- the purE gene encoding 5-(carboxyamino)imidazole ribonucleotide mutase translates to MKTKVAIIMGSSSDWETMKEAVSILKQFGIESHTEIVSAHRSPELLFEFSKSARSKGFEIIIAGAGGAAHLPGMVASLTTLPVLGVPVQSKALSGMDSLLSIVQMPGGVPVGTLAIGTAGAKNAGLLAARILSLQDETLSQKLEQYRNDIREEALSKNKDLI, encoded by the coding sequence GTGAAAACGAAAGTAGCTATTATAATGGGAAGCAGTTCCGATTGGGAAACCATGAAAGAAGCGGTCTCCATCCTGAAACAATTCGGGATTGAAAGTCATACTGAAATCGTATCCGCACATCGTTCTCCAGAACTATTATTTGAATTTTCCAAATCTGCGAGATCCAAAGGTTTTGAGATCATCATCGCAGGCGCAGGTGGAGCGGCTCATCTTCCTGGAATGGTAGCATCTCTCACTACTCTACCCGTATTAGGAGTGCCTGTTCAAAGTAAGGCGCTGTCCGGAATGGACAGTTTGTTATCCATAGTACAGATGCCAGGTGGAGTTCCGGTAGGAACACTTGCTATCGGAACTGCAGGAGCAAAAAACGCAGGACTACTTGCTGCAAGAATATTGTCCCTGCAAGACGAAACATTATCACAAAAATTGGAACAATACAGAAACGATATTAGAGAAGAAGCATTGTCCAAAAACAAAGACCTAATATGA